A portion of the Cryptomeria japonica chromosome 5, Sugi_1.0, whole genome shotgun sequence genome contains these proteins:
- the LOC131875762 gene encoding uncharacterized protein LOC131875762 yields the protein MITLPFKFEEDVSLGKISTPEYLDCEGCFMLNELPRETEVQKSLKYLNVLHAELIALPQHLEQLENLEELNVGSPLLTELSSSLYTLSSLTDLTLLECTNLLFIDNSIEKLVHLERFRIYNCGVRALPERIAWMNMKIFDVQECPLYFTHLAIGVDSGNMAPGCSQAQGIIDHGVYHNWSSCLTNLIIRHGRILKIHISWAESLFPKLEIVDLSSNIYLREISGLPGSLITLMNCSELRTLACLSTLVGLKVLDIIGWML from the exons ATGATAACACTCCCATTTAAGTTTGAGGAG GACGTCAGTTTGGGGAAAATCTCCACGCCTGAGTACCTCGACTGTGAGGGTTGCTTTATGCTCAATGAATTGCCTCGGGAAACGGAGGTTCAAAAGTCCTTAAAGTACCTAAATGTACTCCATGCAGAGCTGATAGCATTGCCTCAGCATCTAGAACAGCTGGAAAATCTGGAAGAACTAAATGTAGGGAGCCCACTATTGACTGAGTTATCATCTTCTCTTTATACTTTGAGCAGTTTAACAGACTTGACCCTGTTAGAATGCACAAATCTACTTTTTATTGACAACTCTATTGAAAAGTTAGTGCATTTGGAAAGGTTTAGAATATATAATTGCGGAGTAAGAGCATTGCCAGAAAGAATTGCGTGGATGAATATGAAAATTTTTGATGTTCAAGAGTGTCCACTGTATTTCACTCACTTAGCGATAGGAGTGGATTCAGGAAATATGGCACCGGGTTGTTCACAGGCGCAGGGAATCATTGATCACGGTGTTTATCACAATTGGTCAAGCTGCTTGACAAATCTGATTATAAGACACGGCCGCATTTTAAAGATACATATTTCTTGGGCCGAAAGTCTTTTTCCCAAGCTTGAAATTGTTGATCTGTCCAGCAATATCTATTTGAGAGAGATCAGTGGCTTACCAGGTAGTTTGATAACCCTGATGAATTGTTCAGAGTTGAGAACACTTGCATGCCTCTCTACTTTGGTAGGACTTAAAGTTCTTGATATTATTGGATGGATGTTGTAA